In the genome of Pseudomonas sp. HS6, one region contains:
- a CDS encoding methyl-accepting chemotaxis protein: MFDSLSIRLKIVLLSGLCLLGVVALIVGINIYQTNQNDELVSESSSKMLTASVQDLLQAKAAEQAVQVQKTFGESLLVITALADQIKDMRVMAAKRSLDAGALREELNLSLKTAFERNSKVLGIWLAFEPNGLDGKDSEFVNDAARQSNEAGRFATYWSRAAGSALNTIMVEEDMTKTTLSVSGTPYNSWYTCPRDNKRTCLLDPYADTVGTKEMLMTTISVPLLVDGKAIGVVGIDIALDALQAAAVGSQRELFNGAGHMLIVSGSGVLGAYSTDATKVGKGIAETLGAEGKDILQLLSAGTPKILEQGDLIRAVYPVDPIGNSRAWGVVIDLPKQVLLADSVKLQAVLDDAQQTGMITALSVAVIAGLIGLLLIWLTASGVTRPINSVAEMLKNIASGEGDLTQRLNYTKKDELGELVNWFNRFLDKLQPTIAQIKQSITEARGTADQSSEIARQTSEGMQVQFREIDQVATASNEMSATAHDVANSASNAANAAKGADQSAKDGMSIIERSTRDINQLADEVSKAVTEVEELAVNSEQIGSVLEVIRSIAEQTNLLALNAAIEAARAGESGRGFAVVADEVRNLAKRTQDSVEEIRVVIERIQTGTRGVVATMHSSQTQAHNNAGQIRQAVDALGKISDAVTVISDMNLQIASAAEQQSAVAEEVNRNVSAIRTVTETLTEQATESAAISSQLNALASQQMKLMDQFRV, translated from the coding sequence ATGTTCGACTCCCTGTCCATTCGCCTGAAAATCGTCCTGCTGTCCGGCCTGTGCCTGCTCGGCGTGGTTGCGCTGATCGTCGGCATCAACATCTACCAGACCAACCAGAACGACGAACTGGTCAGCGAGTCGAGCAGCAAGATGCTCACCGCCAGCGTGCAGGACCTGTTGCAGGCCAAGGCCGCCGAACAGGCGGTGCAGGTGCAGAAAACCTTCGGTGAAAGCCTGCTGGTGATCACCGCACTGGCCGACCAGATCAAGGACATGCGAGTCATGGCCGCCAAGCGTTCGCTGGACGCCGGCGCCTTGCGTGAAGAGTTGAACCTGAGCCTGAAAACCGCGTTCGAGCGCAACAGCAAGGTGCTCGGCATCTGGCTGGCCTTCGAACCCAACGGCCTGGACGGCAAGGACAGCGAATTCGTCAACGACGCGGCGCGCCAGTCCAACGAAGCCGGGCGCTTCGCTACTTACTGGAGCCGCGCCGCCGGTTCTGCGCTGAACACGATCATGGTCGAAGAAGACATGACCAAGACCACCCTCAGCGTCAGCGGCACGCCCTACAACAGTTGGTACACCTGCCCTCGCGACAACAAGCGCACCTGCCTGCTCGACCCGTACGCCGACACCGTGGGCACCAAGGAAATGCTCATGACCACCATTTCCGTGCCGTTGCTGGTGGACGGCAAGGCCATCGGCGTGGTCGGCATCGACATCGCCCTCGACGCCCTGCAAGCGGCGGCCGTGGGCTCCCAGCGTGAACTGTTCAACGGTGCCGGGCACATGCTGATCGTCTCCGGCAGCGGCGTGCTCGGTGCCTACAGCACCGACGCGACCAAGGTCGGCAAAGGCATCGCCGAAACCCTCGGCGCCGAAGGCAAGGACATCCTGCAACTGCTGAGCGCCGGCACACCGAAGATTCTGGAGCAGGGCGATCTGATCCGCGCCGTGTACCCGGTCGACCCGATCGGCAATTCCCGGGCTTGGGGCGTGGTCATCGACCTGCCGAAACAAGTGCTGCTGGCCGACTCGGTCAAGCTGCAAGCGGTGCTCGACGACGCTCAGCAAACCGGCATGATCACCGCACTGTCAGTGGCAGTGATCGCAGGCCTGATCGGCCTGCTGCTGATCTGGCTCACCGCCTCGGGCGTGACCCGTCCGATCAACAGCGTCGCCGAGATGCTGAAGAACATCGCCAGCGGCGAAGGCGACCTGACCCAGCGTCTGAACTACACCAAGAAGGATGAACTGGGCGAACTGGTGAACTGGTTCAACCGCTTCCTCGACAAGCTGCAACCGACCATCGCCCAGATCAAACAGAGCATCACCGAAGCGCGCGGCACTGCCGATCAGTCGTCGGAAATCGCCCGCCAGACCAGCGAAGGCATGCAGGTGCAGTTCCGCGAGATCGATCAGGTGGCCACCGCCTCCAACGAGATGAGCGCCACCGCCCACGACGTGGCCAATAGCGCTTCGAACGCGGCCAACGCGGCTAAAGGCGCCGACCAGTCGGCCAAGGACGGGATGTCGATCATCGAGCGCAGCACCCGCGACATCAATCAGTTGGCCGATGAAGTCAGCAAAGCGGTGACTGAAGTCGAGGAACTGGCGGTCAACAGCGAGCAGATCGGCTCGGTGCTGGAAGTGATCCGCAGCATCGCCGAACAGACCAACCTGCTGGCGCTGAACGCCGCAATCGAAGCGGCCCGCGCCGGTGAAAGTGGTCGTGGTTTTGCGGTGGTTGCCGACGAAGTCCGTAACCTGGCCAAACGCACTCAGGATTCGGTGGAGGAAATCCGCGTGGTGATCGAACGCATCCAGACCGGCACCCGTGGCGTGGTCGCGACCATGCATTCGAGCCAGACCCAGGCCCACAACAACGCCGGGCAGATCCGCCAGGCCGTGGACGCTCTGGGCAAGATCAGCGACGCGGTGACCGTGATCAGCGACATGAACCTGCAAATCGCCAGCGCCGCCGAACAGCAAAGCGCCGTGGCCGAAGAGGTCAATCGCAACGTGTCGGCGATCCGTACCGTTACCGAAACCCTGACCGAACAGGCCACCGAATCGGCGGCGATCAGCAGCCAGCTCAACGCCCTGGCCAGTCAGCAGATGAAATTGATGGATCAGTTCCGCGTTTAA
- a CDS encoding YbaN family protein — protein MPQPASSRLARLLFGLLAYVSLGIGLIAIVVPGLPTTEFILLAAWAATRSSPRLSAWLENHRLFGPILSNWRNGKIIARKAKVSATVSMLLCATLMLVMLDHGWPVYLAIAGMTMGNLWIWSRPEALPKIS, from the coding sequence ATGCCGCAACCCGCCTCCTCTCGACTCGCCCGCCTGCTGTTCGGTCTACTCGCCTATGTCAGCCTCGGCATCGGCCTGATCGCCATCGTCGTGCCCGGCCTGCCAACCACCGAATTCATCCTTCTCGCCGCCTGGGCCGCGACCCGCAGTTCGCCGCGCCTGAGCGCCTGGCTGGAAAACCATCGGCTGTTCGGCCCGATCCTGAGCAACTGGCGCAACGGCAAGATCATCGCCCGCAAGGCCAAGGTCAGCGCCACCGTCAGCATGCTGCTGTGCGCGACCCTGATGCTAGTGATGCTCGATCACGGCTGGCCGGTCTATCTGGCGATCGCCGGCATGACCATGGGCAACCTGTGGATCTGGTCACGACCGGAAGCGTTGCCGAAGATTTCCTGA
- a CDS encoding biliverdin-producing heme oxygenase: protein MSTPEKALRSQRLNQITHEPHSKLDALVKAHAPFETRANFARFVVAQYLFQSELVSLYNDAELTAIVPDLPARCRAEAAKADLADLDTEVPAPVAGAVKNPSKARALGWIFVSEGSKLGAAFLIKRAVALELSETFGARHLGEPEGGRAEGWKSFVRTLDSLQFSAEEEAEVEQGAIDAFNRFTVLLEQAYATEAEPA, encoded by the coding sequence ATGAGCACCCCGGAAAAAGCCCTGCGTTCGCAACGCCTGAACCAGATCACCCACGAGCCGCACAGCAAGCTCGATGCGCTGGTCAAGGCCCACGCGCCGTTCGAGACACGCGCCAATTTCGCCCGTTTCGTGGTCGCGCAGTACCTGTTCCAGTCAGAACTGGTCTCGCTGTACAACGATGCCGAACTGACCGCCATCGTTCCTGACCTGCCGGCCCGCTGCCGCGCCGAAGCCGCCAAGGCCGACCTCGCCGACCTGGACACCGAAGTGCCTGCCCCGGTGGCCGGCGCGGTGAAAAACCCGAGCAAGGCCCGCGCCCTGGGCTGGATCTTCGTCTCGGAGGGCTCCAAGCTCGGCGCTGCGTTCCTGATCAAGCGCGCGGTTGCGCTGGAGCTGAGCGAAACCTTTGGCGCCCGTCACCTGGGCGAGCCTGAGGGCGGTCGCGCCGAAGGGTGGAAAAGTTTTGTGCGCACCCTCGATTCGCTGCAATTCAGTGCCGAAGAAGAAGCCGAAGTGGAGCAAGGCGCGATCGACGCGTTCAACCGCTTCACCGTGCTGCTGGAACAGGCTTACGCCACAGAAGCCGAGCCGGCCTGA
- a CDS encoding TonB-dependent receptor: protein MSSRLTRQTSSPSRVLSLLTAAILMAGTAPLMAATEQPARNMGDYSFAISQQPLVSALNAFTAVTGWQVGLPAELGQGVSSPGVRGSLPPEKALERLLVGTNLSFRKISNNNVVLEKRNNSGALNLDQVTISATRQEQSVSSVPATVTVQTRQDLDRNNVNTIKDLVRYEPGVSVGGAGQRGGISGYNIRGIDGDRILTQVDGVEVPDGFFNGPYAKTQRNYVDPEIVKRVEILRGPASVLYGSNAIGGAVSYYTLDPDDIIKPGKDVGARLKTGYSSADDSWLKSATVAGRADQFDGLLHYSQRDGHETDSYGSNNGTGLERTAANPEDVKATNVLAKIGWNYNEGSRLGLTYEKYKDDRDTDQKSAYGGPYFNGAPTIPNSMLPGGMYQWRTGNDTVTRERFGLEHSFELNSLLADNVKWSLNHQTAKTDQSTEEFYYPMTRKVLRTRDTIYEEKQWVFDAQLDKAFSIGATDHVLTYGTTIKQQEVTGSRSGDGKCLAVGRGCTAIGATSATDVLKKSSDFPDPTINTYSLFAQDQISWNNWTFLPGLRYDYTQLKPHITQEFLNTVAADGKGTVSDENKTWHKVSPKFGLTYALTENYTWYGQYAEGFRTPTAKALYGRFENSTTGYNVAPNPNLEPEKSKSYETGLRGNFEQGSFDVAVFYNKYRDFINEDAVTPGYDELTFQTNNIKHATIKGAEVKGRLNLDSFGAPQGLYTQGSIAYAYGRNNDTGEPLNSVNPLTGVFGLGYDQDNYGGLLSWTVVKKKDRVDDSNFKSPDGVSSQFKSPGFGILDLTGFYKVTDDVTVSGGVYNLTDKKYWLWDDVRGYDSVGEAAVLSPANLDRLTQPGRNFAINLVWDI from the coding sequence ATGTCCTCACGCCTTACCCGTCAGACTTCCTCCCCTTCCCGCGTACTGTCGTTGCTGACCGCTGCCATCCTGATGGCCGGCACCGCGCCGCTGATGGCTGCCACCGAGCAACCGGCACGCAACATGGGCGATTACTCGTTCGCCATCAGCCAGCAACCGCTGGTCTCGGCGCTCAACGCGTTCACCGCTGTCACGGGTTGGCAGGTCGGTTTGCCGGCTGAACTGGGTCAAGGCGTGTCGTCGCCGGGCGTGCGCGGTTCGCTGCCACCGGAAAAAGCCCTGGAGCGCCTGTTGGTGGGGACCAACCTGAGCTTCCGTAAAATCAGCAATAACAATGTCGTGCTGGAAAAGCGCAACAACAGCGGCGCACTCAACCTCGATCAGGTGACCATCAGCGCCACCCGCCAGGAACAGTCGGTGAGCAGCGTGCCGGCCACCGTTACCGTGCAGACCCGTCAGGACCTTGACCGCAACAACGTCAACACCATCAAGGACCTGGTGCGCTACGAGCCGGGCGTGTCCGTGGGCGGCGCCGGCCAGCGCGGCGGGATCAGCGGCTACAACATTCGCGGTATCGACGGTGATCGCATCCTGACCCAGGTCGACGGTGTCGAAGTGCCGGACGGTTTCTTCAACGGCCCGTACGCCAAGACCCAGCGCAACTACGTTGATCCGGAAATCGTCAAACGCGTCGAAATCCTCCGCGGCCCGGCCTCGGTGCTGTACGGCAGCAACGCCATCGGCGGCGCCGTCAGCTACTACACCCTCGACCCGGACGACATCATCAAACCCGGCAAAGACGTCGGCGCCCGCCTGAAAACCGGCTACAGCTCCGCCGACGACAGCTGGCTGAAATCCGCCACCGTCGCCGGTCGCGCCGACCAGTTCGACGGTTTGCTGCACTACAGCCAGCGCGACGGTCATGAAACCGATTCCTACGGCAGCAACAACGGCACCGGCCTCGAGCGCACCGCCGCCAACCCGGAGGACGTGAAAGCCACCAACGTGCTGGCCAAGATCGGCTGGAACTATAACGAAGGTTCGCGTCTGGGCCTGACCTACGAAAAGTACAAGGATGATCGCGACACCGATCAGAAAAGCGCCTACGGCGGCCCGTACTTCAACGGCGCCCCGACGATCCCGAACAGCATGCTGCCCGGCGGCATGTACCAGTGGCGCACCGGCAACGACACCGTCACCCGCGAGCGTTTCGGCCTGGAGCACAGCTTCGAGTTGAACAGCCTGCTGGCCGACAACGTGAAGTGGAGCCTCAACCACCAGACCGCCAAAACCGACCAGAGCACCGAAGAGTTCTACTACCCGATGACCCGTAAAGTGTTGCGTACCCGCGACACGATCTACGAAGAAAAGCAGTGGGTCTTCGACGCACAACTGGACAAGGCTTTCAGCATCGGCGCCACCGATCACGTGCTGACTTACGGCACCACCATCAAGCAGCAGGAAGTCACCGGTTCGCGCAGCGGCGACGGCAAGTGCCTGGCGGTCGGTCGCGGCTGCACCGCCATTGGCGCCACCAGCGCGACCGACGTGCTGAAGAAGTCCAGCGACTTCCCGGACCCGACCATCAACACCTACAGCCTGTTCGCCCAGGATCAGATCAGCTGGAACAACTGGACCTTCCTGCCGGGCCTGCGCTACGACTACACCCAGCTCAAGCCGCACATCACCCAGGAATTCCTCAACACCGTGGCTGCCGACGGCAAAGGCACGGTCAGCGACGAGAACAAGACCTGGCATAAAGTCTCGCCGAAATTCGGCCTGACCTACGCTCTGACCGAAAACTACACCTGGTACGGTCAGTACGCCGAAGGCTTCCGCACCCCGACCGCGAAAGCGCTGTACGGCCGCTTCGAGAACAGCACCACCGGCTACAACGTGGCGCCGAACCCGAACCTGGAACCGGAAAAGAGCAAAAGCTATGAAACCGGTCTGCGCGGCAACTTCGAGCAAGGCTCGTTCGACGTGGCGGTGTTCTATAACAAGTACCGCGACTTCATCAACGAAGACGCCGTCACCCCTGGCTACGACGAGCTGACGTTCCAGACCAACAACATCAAACACGCCACCATCAAGGGTGCCGAGGTCAAAGGTCGTCTGAACCTGGATTCGTTCGGCGCGCCGCAAGGCCTCTACACCCAGGGTTCGATTGCCTACGCCTACGGTCGCAACAACGACACCGGCGAGCCGCTCAACAGCGTCAACCCGCTGACCGGCGTGTTCGGCCTCGGCTACGACCAGGACAACTACGGCGGCCTGCTGAGCTGGACCGTGGTCAAGAAGAAGGATCGCGTCGACGACAGCAACTTCAAGTCGCCGGACGGCGTCAGCAGCCAGTTCAAGTCGCCGGGCTTCGGCATTCTCGACCTGACCGGATTCTACAAAGTCACCGACGACGTCACCGTCAGCGGCGGCGTCTACAACCTGACCGACAAGAAGTACTGGCTGTGGGATGACGTGCGCGGTTACGACAGTGTCGGCGAAGCCGCTGTACTCAGCCCGGCCAACCTCGATCGCCTGACCCAACCGGGTCGCAACTTCGCGATCAACCTGGTCTGGGATATCTGA
- a CDS encoding FecR domain-containing protein — protein MTDTHRPPSPDTAQDAANAMDQALDWLIVLGSPDEEQTRQFHAWLAADPLNAQAFAKAQAIWDGPQIAQCAQNLAAQPKKVTVLTRLRPHWKPLATAAVLVLGLFSFSNLPMRLQADHLTVVGERQRLQLEDGSKVLLNTNSAFSSTINDRQRVARLYQGEAFFEIPASRSQPLEIDAGPVKASVRDTAFAVRYLDGVAQVRVQRGDVDLRATRDDARVRLSAGESIQIGPNGFDRPAKVDAATDLAWVQGRLIFENCPLNQVLAELRRYYPGFIINANEQLADVAVTGNYRLDQPLDVVRSLAHITSAKLQEFPALVILN, from the coding sequence GTGACGGACACCCACCGCCCTCCTTCGCCCGACACGGCGCAGGACGCCGCCAACGCAATGGACCAGGCTCTGGACTGGCTCATCGTGCTCGGCAGCCCGGACGAGGAGCAGACCCGGCAATTTCATGCCTGGCTGGCGGCCGATCCATTGAACGCCCAGGCGTTTGCCAAGGCCCAAGCGATCTGGGACGGCCCGCAAATCGCCCAGTGCGCGCAGAACCTCGCGGCCCAACCGAAGAAAGTCACCGTCCTCACACGCCTGCGCCCGCATTGGAAACCGCTGGCAACCGCCGCCGTGCTGGTGCTCGGTCTGTTCAGTTTCAGCAACCTGCCGATGCGTCTGCAGGCCGACCACCTGACGGTGGTCGGCGAGCGTCAACGCCTGCAGCTTGAGGACGGCTCGAAAGTCCTGCTCAACACCAATTCCGCCTTTTCCAGCACGATCAACGATCGGCAGCGCGTGGCGCGGCTGTATCAGGGCGAAGCGTTTTTCGAGATCCCGGCCAGTCGAAGCCAGCCACTGGAAATCGACGCTGGGCCCGTGAAGGCCAGCGTGCGCGACACCGCATTCGCGGTGCGTTACCTGGACGGTGTGGCGCAGGTGCGGGTGCAGCGCGGCGATGTCGATCTGCGTGCAACCCGTGACGATGCCCGAGTGCGGCTGTCCGCCGGGGAAAGCATTCAAATCGGCCCGAATGGTTTCGACCGCCCGGCCAAGGTCGATGCAGCTACCGATCTGGCGTGGGTACAGGGTCGGCTGATCTTCGAGAATTGTCCGCTGAACCAGGTGCTGGCCGAACTGCGCCGCTACTACCCGGGCTTCATCATCAACGCCAACGAGCAGTTGGCCGACGTCGCCGTTACCGGCAATTACCGTCTCGACCAGCCGCTGGACGTGGTGCGTTCGCTCGCTCACATCACCTCGGCCAAGCTTCAGGAATTCCCGGCGCTGGTGATTTTGAACTAA
- a CDS encoding RNA polymerase sigma factor, protein MSQSQFNHVFLAQRTSLLRTLERMVNNHSTAEDLLQETYLRVTRALSERAIDHLEPFVFQTARNLALDHLRARKIHSRTMVDDVPQDVVHSVAAPASSAEDAAHAEQLLERLNVSLGELSPRQQQIFILSRLHGHSYQEIAEELSVSLSTVQKELKLIMTICIGVAERLNGD, encoded by the coding sequence GTGAGTCAGTCGCAGTTCAATCACGTTTTCCTCGCCCAGCGCACTTCACTGCTGCGAACGCTGGAACGAATGGTCAACAACCACAGCACCGCCGAAGACCTGTTGCAGGAAACCTACCTGCGCGTCACCCGGGCGCTGAGCGAACGGGCCATCGATCACCTTGAACCCTTTGTCTTCCAGACCGCGCGCAACCTGGCGCTGGACCACTTGCGTGCGCGCAAGATTCACTCGCGCACCATGGTCGACGACGTGCCGCAGGACGTGGTGCACAGCGTCGCCGCCCCCGCCAGCAGCGCCGAAGACGCCGCCCACGCCGAACAATTGCTGGAGCGCTTGAACGTGAGCCTCGGTGAACTCAGCCCCCGTCAGCAGCAAATCTTCATCCTCAGCCGCCTGCACGGGCACAGCTATCAGGAAATCGCCGAAGAACTGAGCGTCTCTCTCAGCACGGTGCAGAAAGAACTCAAACTGATCATGACCATTTGCATCGGTGTCGCCGAGCGCCTGAACGGCGACTGA
- the gap gene encoding type I glyceraldehyde-3-phosphate dehydrogenase — MTLRIAINGFGRIGRNVLRALYTQGYRQDLQIVAINDLGDSAMNAHLLKYDTVHGTFDAEVAHDNESLTVNGDRIAVSAIRNPAELPWAAEKIDVVFECTGLFTDRAKAAAHITAGARKVIISAPAKGADATVVYGVNHDILRQSHQIISNASCTTNCLAPVAQVLHRELGIESGLMTTIHAYTNDQNLTDVYHTDPYRARSATQNMIPSKTGAAEAVGLVLPELAGKLTGMAVRVPVINVSLVDLTVQLKREASADEVNALMKAASQHSKILGYNTLPLVSSDFNHNPLSSIFDANHTKSSGKLLKVLAWYDNEWGFSNRMLDNCLALCNAE, encoded by the coding sequence ATGACTCTTCGAATCGCAATCAATGGTTTTGGCCGCATCGGCCGTAATGTCCTGCGCGCACTGTATACCCAAGGCTATCGTCAGGATTTGCAGATCGTCGCCATCAACGATCTGGGCGACAGCGCGATGAATGCGCACTTGCTCAAATACGATACCGTTCACGGCACGTTCGATGCTGAAGTTGCGCACGACAACGAGAGTCTGACCGTCAACGGTGACCGCATTGCGGTCAGCGCCATCCGCAACCCTGCCGAGTTGCCGTGGGCTGCGGAAAAGATTGATGTGGTGTTCGAATGCACCGGTCTGTTCACCGACCGGGCCAAAGCCGCCGCGCATATTACTGCCGGTGCGCGCAAAGTCATCATCTCGGCCCCGGCCAAAGGCGCGGATGCCACCGTCGTTTATGGTGTGAACCACGACATTCTGCGTCAGTCGCACCAGATCATTTCCAACGCATCGTGCACCACCAACTGCCTGGCCCCAGTGGCCCAGGTGCTGCACCGCGAACTGGGCATCGAAAGCGGTCTGATGACCACGATTCACGCCTACACCAACGATCAGAACCTGACCGACGTCTATCACACCGACCCGTACCGCGCCCGTTCCGCCACTCAGAACATGATCCCGAGCAAGACTGGCGCTGCCGAAGCCGTGGGCCTGGTGCTACCGGAACTGGCGGGCAAGCTGACCGGCATGGCCGTGCGCGTACCGGTGATCAATGTGTCGCTGGTGGACCTGACCGTGCAGCTAAAGCGCGAAGCCTCGGCCGATGAAGTGAACGCACTGATGAAAGCCGCAAGCCAGCATTCGAAAATCCTCGGCTACAACACCCTGCCGCTGGTATCGAGTGACTTCAACCACAACCCGCTGTCGTCGATCTTCGACGCCAACCACACCAAATCCAGCGGCAAACTGCTGAAAGTGCTGGCCTGGTACGACAACGAGTGGGGCTTCTCCAACCGCATGCTGGATAACTGCCTGGCCCTGTGCAACGCAGAATAA
- the edd gene encoding phosphogluconate dehydratase codes for MHPRVLEVTERLIARSRATRQAYLALIRGAATDGPMRGKLQCANFAHGVAGCGTEDKHSLRMMNSANIAIVSSYNDMLSAHQPYEVFPEQIKNALREIGSVGQFAGGTPAMCDGVTQGEPGMELSLPSREVIAMSTAVALSHNMFDGALMLGICDKIVPGLMMGSLRFGHLPTIFVPGGPMVSGISNKEKADVRQKYAEGKATREELLESEMKSYHSPGTCTFYGTANTNQLLMEVMGLHLPGASFVNPNTPLRDALTREAAHQVTRLTKQNGNFMPIGEIVDEKSLVNSIVALHATGGSTNHTLHMPAIAMAAGIQLTWQDMADLSEVVPTLSHVYPNGKADINHFQAAGGMSFLIRELLEAGLLHEDVNTVLGHGLSQYTKEPFLDNGKLVWREGPTDSLDENILRPVARAFSAEGGLRVMEGNLGRGVMKVSAVALENQIVEAPAMVFQDQQDLADAFKAGLLEKDFVAVMRFQGPRSNGMPELHKMTPFLGVLQDRGFKVALVTDGRMSGASGKIPAAIHVSPEAYVGGALARVQEGDIIRVDGVKGTLELKVDAAEFAAREPAKGLLGNNIGSGRELFGFMRLAFSSAEQGASAFTSALETLN; via the coding sequence ATGCATCCCCGCGTTCTTGAGGTCACCGAACGGCTTATCGCCCGCAGCCGCGCCACGCGTCAGGCTTACCTTGCGCTGATTCGCGGCGCTGCAACTGATGGGCCGATGCGCGGCAAGCTGCAATGCGCCAACTTCGCCCACGGCGTGGCCGGGTGTGGCACTGAAGACAAGCACAGCCTGCGGATGATGAACTCGGCGAACATCGCCATTGTTTCGTCGTATAACGACATGCTCTCGGCGCACCAGCCGTACGAAGTCTTCCCGGAACAGATCAAGAACGCCCTGCGCGAAATCGGCTCGGTCGGCCAGTTCGCCGGTGGTACACCAGCCATGTGCGACGGCGTGACCCAGGGCGAACCGGGTATGGAGCTGAGCCTGCCGAGCCGCGAAGTGATCGCGATGTCGACGGCGGTGGCGCTGTCCCACAACATGTTCGACGGCGCGCTGATGCTCGGCATCTGCGACAAGATCGTGCCGGGCCTGATGATGGGCTCCCTGCGTTTCGGTCATCTGCCGACGATTTTCGTACCGGGCGGGCCGATGGTCTCGGGGATTTCCAACAAGGAAAAAGCCGACGTGCGGCAGAAGTACGCCGAAGGCAAGGCGACCCGCGAGGAACTGCTGGAATCGGAAATGAAGTCCTACCACAGCCCCGGCACCTGCACCTTCTACGGCACCGCCAACACCAACCAGTTGCTGATGGAAGTCATGGGCCTGCACTTGCCGGGGGCATCCTTCGTCAACCCGAACACGCCGCTGCGTGATGCCCTGACCCGCGAAGCCGCGCATCAGGTCACCCGTCTGACCAAACAGAACGGCAACTTCATGCCGATCGGCGAAATCGTCGACGAGAAGTCGCTGGTCAACTCGATCGTTGCGCTGCACGCCACTGGCGGTTCGACCAACCACACCCTGCACATGCCGGCCATCGCCATGGCGGCGGGCATTCAATTGACTTGGCAGGACATGGCCGACCTCTCCGAAGTCGTGCCGACCCTGAGCCACGTCTATCCGAACGGTAAGGCCGACATCAACCACTTCCAGGCCGCGGGCGGCATGTCGTTCCTGATCCGCGAACTGCTCGAAGCCGGTCTGTTGCACGAAGACGTCAACACCGTGCTCGGCCACGGCTTGAGCCAGTACACCAAGGAGCCGTTCCTCGATAACGGCAAACTGGTGTGGCGCGAAGGCCCGACGGACAGCCTCGACGAAAACATTCTGCGTCCGGTGGCTCGCGCGTTCTCGGCAGAGGGCGGGTTGCGGGTGATGGAAGGCAACCTCGGTCGCGGCGTGATGAAAGTGTCCGCCGTCGCGCTGGAAAACCAGATCGTCGAAGCACCGGCCATGGTGTTCCAGGATCAACAGGATCTGGCCGACGCCTTCAAGGCCGGTTTGCTTGAAAAAGATTTTGTCGCGGTGATGCGTTTCCAGGGCCCGCGCTCCAACGGCATGCCGGAACTGCACAAGATGACGCCGTTCCTCGGCGTGCTGCAGGATCGCGGCTTTAAAGTCGCGCTGGTGACGGACGGGCGTATGTCCGGCGCGTCGGGGAAAATCCCGGCGGCGATCCACGTCAGCCCCGAAGCTTATGTCGGCGGCGCTTTGGCTCGCGTGCAAGAGGGCGATATCATCCGCGTCGATGGCGTCAAAGGCACCTTGGAACTCAAAGTGGACGCCGCCGAATTTGCAGCGCGCGAACCCGCCAAAGGCCTGTTGGGCAACAACATCGGCAGCGGCCGCGAACTGTTTGGCTTCATGCGTTTGGCCTTCAGCTCGGCAGAGCAGGGCGCCAGCGCCTTCACTTCTGCCCTGGAGACGCTTAATTGA